A segment of the Streptomyces sp. NBC_01235 genome:
GCGCGACGCGCCACAGACGGCCCGCAGGCCACATGCGGCCGCAGTTCCCCGGCTCTCCCTGCGGAGCTAATCGCGCCGCAGGGACGGCTTGAGCTCCTTGAGGCGGCCGAGCAGGCCGTTCACGAACGAGGGCGACTCGTCCGTGGAGAACTCCTTCGCCAGCTGCACCATCTCGTCGAGGACCACCGCGTCCGGGGTCTCGTCGGCCCAGATCAGCTCGTAGGCGCCGAGACGAAGGATGTTTCGGTCGACGACCGGCATCCGGTCCAGCGTCCAGCCGACCGAGTACTGGGAGATCAGCTCGTCGATGCGCCGCGCGTGCTGCGCGTAGCCCTCGACCAGCTGCATCGTGTACTCGCTCACCGGCGGCTGCCTGGTGTCGGCCCGGGAGAGCCGGATCCAGTCCGCGAGGACGGTCAGGACGTCGGCTCCGCGCTGGTCGCCCTCGAAGAGGATCTGGAAGGCGCGCTTGCGGGCCGTGTTGCGGGCAGCCACGGTTAGCTGTTCACCCGGCCGAGGTAGTCGCTGGTGCGGGTGTCGACCTTGATCTTCTCACCGGTGGTGATGAAGAGCGGGACCTGGATCTGGTGACCGGTCTCCAGGGTCGCGGGCTTGGTGCCACCGGTGGAGCGGTCGCCCTGGAGGCCCGGCTCGGTCTCCTGGACGACGAGCTCGACGGCGGCCGGCAGCTCGACGAAGAGCACCTCGCCCTCGTGCTGCGCGACGGTGGCCGTGAAGCCCTCGATCAGGAAGTTGGCGGCGTCGCCGACGGCCTTGCGGTCGACCATGAGCTGGTCGTAGGTCTCCATGTCCATGAAGACGAAGTACTCGCCGTCCATGTAGGAGAACTGCATGTCGCGCTTGTCGACAGTGGCCGTCTCGACCTTGACGCCGGCGTTGAACGTCTTGTCGACGACCTTGCCGGAAAGCACGTTCTTGAGCTTGGTGCGCACGAAGGCCGGGCCCTTGCCGGGCTTGACGTGCTGGAACTCGACGACGGACCAGAGCTGGCCGCCTTCGAGCTTGAGCACCAGGCCGTTCTTGAGGTCGTTCGTGGAAGCCACGGTTGCGGAATCTCCTGGACTGACGTGGACGACCCCGGGGCACGCACTCCTACAGCGCGAGCAGCTCCTTGGTCGTGATGGTGAGTAGCTCGGGTCCGCCGTCCGCCTCTGGGCGCACGACGAGCGTGTCATCGATCCGGACGCCGCCCCGGCCCGGGAGGTGGACCCCGGGTTCGACGGTGACCGGCACGCAAGCGTCCAGTTTACCCATGGCCGCGGGAGTCAACTGCGGGTCCTCGTCGATTTCGAGTCCGACACCGTGCCCGGTGAGCGCCGGGAAGCTCTCGGCGTGCCCCGCGCAGTCCAGTACCTGGCGTGCCGCACGGTCCACGTCACGGCAGGCGGCGCCGGGCGCCAGAGCCTCGCGCCCGGCCCGCTGAGCGGCGAAGACGAGGTCGTACAGCTCGATCTGCCAGTCCGCCGGGGACGTCCCGATCACGAAGGTGCGGCCGATCTCGCAGCGGTAGCCGCGGTAGGCCGCCCCCAGACAGACGGAGAGGAAGTCTCCCTCCTCGACGCGCCGGTCGGTGGGCCGGTGTCCGCGCCGACCGGAGTTCGGTCCGGTGGCGACGGACGTGGCGAAGGCGGGACCGTCGGCGCCGTGGTCGACGAGGCGCCGCTCCAGTTCGAGGGCGAGGTGCCGTTCCGTCCGCCCGACCAGGATGGACTCCAGCAGCTCCCCCAGGGCCTGGTCGGCGATCTCGGCGCCGATCCGCAGGCAGGAGATCTCCTCCTCGTCCTTCACCACCCTCAGCTGTTCCACCGCGCCGCCCAGGTCGGCCAGGCGCAGGCGCGGGGCGACCGAGCGGATTTCCCGGTGGCGGGCGACCGTGAGGTGGTGTTCCTCGACCGCGAGGGAGTCTCCGCCCTGGGCCATGAGCAGGTCGGCGGCGGCGACCGCCGGATCGCCCCCGTCGCGGGAGAGGGACTGGACGCGCAGGGCGTCGTCCGGTCGTCCCTCGGCCGGGCGGTCGTCGGGCGGGCCGACGCACACGAGGACGTCCTCGCTCCTGCCGAGCAGCAGGACGGCGCCGTGCGGGGCTGCGCCCGCGAGGTATCTCACGTTGGCGGGGCGGGAGACGAGCGCCGTGGCGCTGCCGCTCGCGTTGCATCGTTCCCTCAGCCGTGTGCGGCGGGCCGCGTAGACCTCTGACATGACACGAGCGTAGGAGGGGTGGCTGAATTGTGCCGGTTGGGAGGGCGTTCGGGGGAACGGGGTGGGGTGGACGGTTGTGTGCCGTCTGCCGGACGGTGGGGGCTTGTCGCGCCACCGCGGCGGAGCCGCACATCGGTACGGCCCCGCGCCCCTGAACCCTCGGTCCCGCTCGCTACCACTTGGGCGGACTCGCGATCGCCCTTGCCAGGACGTCGTCCAGGACCCTTGCCGTCGTCGGGACGTCCAGTTGTGAGTTGTCGATGATGGGGAGGCCGGAGCCGTACCAGCCGGCCATGCGGCCGTGGATGCGGGCGACCTCCTCGTCGGTGAGGCGGCGGTTGCCGGAGCGTTCGGCGTTGCGCTCCAGGACGACTTCCAGGCCGGGGAGGAGGACGACGGGCAGGAGGCCCGGGCCGACGTGTCGTTTCCAGCCACCCAGACCCACGGCCGGGCGGTCGGGGAAGATCGCGTCGTCCAGGATGCACGAGATGCCGTTGGCCAGGAAGTTGCGCGCGGCGAAGCCGCAGGTGCGGCGGGCGAGGCGGTACTGGGCCTCGGAGTGGTCGTTCCACCCCGACTGCGGGTCGGCGAAGCCCGAGCGGACCCATTCGCGTACGTCGTCGAGGCTGACGTGGGCGGTGGGGACCCGGCGGTGGTCGGCCCAGTACTTGGCGACGCTGGTCTTGCCGGCGCCCGCGGGGCCGATCAGCAGGACGGCGAGCGTCGTGGCCGACGGGTCGGGAACGGTCGGGGCGGGCGGTGCGCTGGGCATGGGCACGGGGCCGCCGGGCGGCAGCGGGACATGCCCGGTGGTGTCGGTGCCCGGCGGGACGGGGGCGTGCTGCGGGGCGGGCGGGTGCGGCACGGGCGGGACCGGCGGCTGGGGCGCGGGCGGGACCGGACCCGAAGGGGCGCCGAGGTATCCCGGCTGCGGCTGGGGGGCGCTGCCCGACTGGTGCGGGCCCGGGTGCCCCGCTCCCGGCGACCAGCCGGCGGCCGGACCGTGCCCCGGCTGGTGGGGCGGCGGCAGCGGAGAACCCACTGCGTGCTGCATCCGGTGCCACTCCGTCTCGTACAGGCAATTGGCGCTGGCTGTGGGGGTGCGGACCCCCGCTTCGCTACTGAACGGTACCGCCCCCGCCCGTCGTTTGGTGAACGGCCGGGGGCGGTCCGAAGTGCCCGGTGTGGAAAGGGAATCGGGCGGAAGGGGACCGGACGGACTTACTCGACCGTCCCGTGGTCCTACTCGCCCACCTCGCCGTACGCGGCGAGCAGGACGGCCGGGTCGGGCCCCTCCAGCACGGTGGGCTTGGCCAGGCCGTCCAGGACG
Coding sequences within it:
- a CDS encoding Pro-rich N-terminal domain-containing protein; translated protein: MQHAVGSPLPPPHQPGHGPAAGWSPGAGHPGPHQSGSAPQPQPGYLGAPSGPVPPAPQPPVPPVPHPPAPQHAPVPPGTDTTGHVPLPPGGPVPMPSAPPAPTVPDPSATTLAVLLIGPAGAGKTSVAKYWADHRRVPTAHVSLDDVREWVRSGFADPQSGWNDHSEAQYRLARRTCGFAARNFLANGISCILDDAIFPDRPAVGLGGWKRHVGPGLLPVVLLPGLEVVLERNAERSGNRRLTDEEVARIHGRMAGWYGSGLPIIDNSQLDVPTTARVLDDVLARAIASPPKW
- a CDS encoding aminopeptidase P family protein, with the protein product MSEVYAARRTRLRERCNASGSATALVSRPANVRYLAGAAPHGAVLLLGRSEDVLVCVGPPDDRPAEGRPDDALRVQSLSRDGGDPAVAAADLLMAQGGDSLAVEEHHLTVARHREIRSVAPRLRLADLGGAVEQLRVVKDEEEISCLRIGAEIADQALGELLESILVGRTERHLALELERRLVDHGADGPAFATSVATGPNSGRRGHRPTDRRVEEGDFLSVCLGAAYRGYRCEIGRTFVIGTSPADWQIELYDLVFAAQRAGREALAPGAACRDVDRAARQVLDCAGHAESFPALTGHGVGLEIDEDPQLTPAAMGKLDACVPVTVEPGVHLPGRGGVRIDDTLVVRPEADGGPELLTITTKELLAL
- the nusB gene encoding transcription antitermination factor NusB; translation: MAARNTARKRAFQILFEGDQRGADVLTVLADWIRLSRADTRQPPVSEYTMQLVEGYAQHARRIDELISQYSVGWTLDRMPVVDRNILRLGAYELIWADETPDAVVLDEMVQLAKEFSTDESPSFVNGLLGRLKELKPSLRRD
- the efp gene encoding elongation factor P translates to MASTNDLKNGLVLKLEGGQLWSVVEFQHVKPGKGPAFVRTKLKNVLSGKVVDKTFNAGVKVETATVDKRDMQFSYMDGEYFVFMDMETYDQLMVDRKAVGDAANFLIEGFTATVAQHEGEVLFVELPAAVELVVQETEPGLQGDRSTGGTKPATLETGHQIQVPLFITTGEKIKVDTRTSDYLGRVNS